One Thermodesulfobacteriota bacterium DNA window includes the following coding sequences:
- the kdsA gene encoding 3-deoxy-8-phosphooctulonate synthase, translating into MNEVSVGAIRIGKGNPLVLVAGPCVIEAESVVLEIAETLKELCQRMEIPLIFKASYEKDNRSSEKFYRGPGLREGLKILSKVKERFDLPVLSDVHRMEDIDQAKEVLDIIQIPAFLCQQTSLLLKAGESGRGINIKKGQFLAPENMAAAVKKVYSTGNSQVLLTERGTCFGYNKLVSDLCAIPIMQGIGCPVLFDATHIVRNYGIPSDDPKGGSPQYVPHLVRAAVAVGCNGLFLETHPRPAEALCDASSMIPLHEMEGILLQSKAIHRLVREWGIV; encoded by the coding sequence ATGAACGAGGTAAGCGTCGGAGCGATTCGAATCGGAAAAGGAAACCCCCTCGTCCTGGTCGCAGGGCCCTGCGTGATCGAGGCCGAATCGGTTGTCCTGGAGATTGCGGAGACCTTGAAGGAACTCTGTCAACGTATGGAGATCCCCTTGATCTTCAAGGCCTCCTATGAGAAGGACAACCGGAGCTCGGAGAAGTTTTACAGGGGACCCGGGCTTAGAGAGGGGCTGAAGATCTTGTCGAAGGTGAAGGAGCGCTTCGATCTTCCGGTCCTTTCCGATGTCCACCGGATGGAGGACATCGACCAGGCCAAAGAGGTGTTGGACATCATCCAGATCCCTGCCTTCCTCTGCCAACAGACCAGCCTCCTGCTAAAGGCGGGCGAATCCGGCAGGGGGATCAATATCAAGAAGGGCCAGTTCCTCGCTCCGGAGAACATGGCGGCCGCGGTGAAGAAGGTCTATAGCACGGGCAATTCCCAGGTCCTTCTGACGGAGCGGGGGACCTGTTTCGGATATAATAAGTTGGTCTCGGACCTCTGCGCCATCCCCATCATGCAGGGGATCGGTTGTCCGGTCCTCTTCGATGCGACCCATATCGTGAGGAATTATGGCATCCCGAGCGACGACCCGAAGGGAGGCAGCCCCCAGTATGTCCCCCATCTCGTTCGGGCAGCCGTGGCCGTAGGGTGCAACGGCCTCTTCCTCGAAACCCATCCCAGACCGGCAGAGGCCCTATGCGACGCTTCGAGCATGATCCCCCTCCATGAGATGGAAGGGATCCTCCTGCAGAGCAAGGCCATTCACCGCTTGGTCAGAGAGTGGGGGATCGTTTGA
- the fsa gene encoding fructose-6-phosphate aldolase — protein sequence MKIFLDTANLEEIRKANALGLVDGVTTNPTLLAKEGEAPETLIRKISKEVNGPVNVEVTGLTCEEILKEARTLATWGDEIVIKIPINPEGLKAVRSLSAEGIPTNVTLIFSPAQALLAAKAGATYICPFLGRLDDVSFDGLELVQQIREIYDNYEELETRIIVASVRNPIHVIEAARMGAEIVTLPPPILYQMFKHPLTDKGIEQFLEDAKKIGAKT from the coding sequence GTGAAGATCTTTCTCGATACGGCCAATCTCGAAGAGATCCGGAAGGCCAATGCCCTGGGGTTGGTCGATGGCGTCACCACCAACCCGACTTTGCTCGCCAAAGAGGGGGAGGCCCCAGAGACCCTGATTCGGAAGATATCGAAAGAGGTGAACGGACCGGTCAATGTGGAGGTCACTGGCCTCACCTGCGAGGAGATCCTAAAGGAGGCCAGAACGCTGGCCACCTGGGGGGACGAGATCGTGATCAAGATCCCCATCAATCCCGAAGGCCTGAAGGCGGTGAGGAGCCTCTCGGCGGAGGGAATTCCCACCAACGTTACCCTCATCTTCTCGCCGGCCCAGGCCCTGTTGGCGGCAAAGGCGGGCGCAACCTATATCTGCCCGTTCTTGGGGAGGCTCGATGATGTCAGCTTTGACGGCCTCGAACTGGTCCAACAGATCCGGGAGATCTATGACAACTATGAGGAGCTGGAGACCCGGATCATCGTGGCCAGCGTCCGAAACCCCATCCACGTGATCGAGGCCGCGCGCATGGGTGCGGAGATCGTGACCCTCCCTCCGCCGATCCTTTACCAGATGTTCAAACACCCCCTCACCGATAAGGGGATCGAGCAGTTTTTGGAGGATGCCAAAAAGATCGGGGCCAAGACATGA
- the hisA gene encoding 1-(5-phosphoribosyl)-5-[(5-phosphoribosylamino)methylideneamino]imidazole-4-carboxamide isomerase has translation MIVIPAIDLKDGKCVRLIQGRIDQETIYSEDPVEMARYWEAKGAERLHLVDLNGAIIGRPFHPHLIEEILRSIRIPVEIGGGIREMATIEHYLRCGARWVILGTAALKNRPFLEEACREFPDRVILGLDAKGGKVAVEGWGEVSSLSARELVGQVEGIGLAAIIFTDINRDGMASGLNLEATRELARSTSIPVIASGGASRIEEIEALMALEPEGVIGVIVGRALYTGAIDLKEALELTQRKAGGAGLGRC, from the coding sequence ATGATCGTCATCCCTGCGATCGATCTGAAGGATGGAAAGTGCGTGAGGCTCATCCAGGGGAGGATCGATCAGGAGACGATCTATTCCGAGGACCCCGTCGAGATGGCCAGATACTGGGAGGCCAAGGGCGCAGAGAGGCTCCACCTGGTCGATCTCAACGGCGCCATCATCGGCAGGCCTTTCCATCCCCATCTGATCGAGGAGATCCTTCGATCCATCCGGATCCCTGTCGAGATCGGAGGGGGAATTCGGGAGATGGCCACGATCGAGCACTACCTCCGATGCGGTGCCCGCTGGGTCATCCTCGGAACGGCTGCCCTCAAAAACCGTCCCTTCCTCGAGGAGGCCTGCCGTGAGTTTCCCGATCGGGTTATCCTCGGCCTCGACGCAAAAGGGGGGAAGGTGGCGGTCGAGGGGTGGGGAGAGGTGAGCTCCCTCTCCGCAAGGGAGCTGGTCGGCCAGGTCGAAGGGATCGGCCTTGCGGCCATCATCTTCACCGACATCAACAGGGATGGGATGGCCTCGGGTTTGAATCTCGAGGCCACGAGAGAGCTGGCCCGTTCCACTTCCATTCCCGTCATCGCCTCGGGCGGGGCCTCCAGGATCGAAGAGATCGAGGCGCTGATGGCCCTCGAGCCCGAGGGCGTGATCGGGGTCATCGTGGGTCGGGCCCTTTATACAGGTGCGATCGATCTGAAAGAGGCCCTCGAGCTCACTCAAAGGAAAGCGGGAGGGGCGGGTTTGGGGAGATGTTAG
- the hisF gene encoding imidazole glycerol phosphate synthase subunit HisF — MLAKRIIPCLDVKDGRVVKGTRFVDLKDAGDPVENAKAYDEQGADEIAFLDITASHEKRDILIDLVRRTAEEVFIPLVVGGGVRDLEDIRNLLMAGADKVSINTAAVQDPFLVERASKRFGSQCIVIAIDAKRRGSGWEVYTHGGRTPTGIDAIQWAMRMEALGAGEILLTSMDRDGTKEGYDIELTRTVAESVSIPVIASGGVGTLEHLYEGLVLGKADAVLAASIFHYREYTIPRVKAYLKERGITVRM, encoded by the coding sequence ATGTTAGCGAAACGGATCATCCCCTGTCTCGACGTGAAAGATGGACGGGTCGTGAAAGGAACCCGTTTCGTCGACCTGAAGGACGCAGGCGATCCCGTCGAGAACGCAAAGGCCTACGATGAGCAGGGCGCCGACGAGATCGCCTTCTTAGACATCACCGCGAGCCATGAGAAGAGGGATATCCTCATCGACCTCGTCCGACGGACCGCCGAGGAGGTCTTTATTCCCCTCGTCGTGGGAGGCGGGGTGAGAGACCTGGAGGATATCCGGAACCTTTTGATGGCCGGGGCGGACAAGGTCTCGATCAACACCGCCGCGGTCCAAGACCCTTTTCTGGTGGAAAGGGCCTCGAAGCGTTTCGGAAGTCAGTGCATCGTGATCGCCATCGATGCCAAGCGGAGAGGGTCGGGCTGGGAGGTCTATACGCATGGTGGGAGAACTCCCACTGGGATCGATGCGATCCAATGGGCGATGAGGATGGAGGCCCTGGGCGCGGGCGAGATCCTTCTGACCAGCATGGACCGGGACGGGACGAAGGAGGGCTACGATATCGAACTGACCCGGACCGTTGCCGAAAGCGTGAGCATCCCGGTCATCGCCTCGGGAGGGGTCGGAACCCTCGAACACCTTTACGAGGGACTCGTCCTTGGAAAGGCGGATGCCGTTCTTGCGGCCTCGATCTTCCACTACCGGGAATATACCATCCCGAGGGTCAAAGCCTACCTAAAAGAGAGGGGCATCACGGTGAGAATGTAG
- a CDS encoding phosphatidylglycerophosphatase A — translation MDRFILLLGTGLGTGYAPFAPGTMGTLLAIPLYYGLSEIPSPLYELTLAGLFFLSVWVAEKAGALLGQKDDPRIVIDEIMGFFVTTLWMPKTVLFILVGFVLFRFFDILKPPPIRLMEKMRGGYGVVLDDVVAGLYANLLLHWTAWIAPSFQAFLP, via the coding sequence GTGGATCGATTCATCCTCTTGCTGGGCACGGGCCTCGGCACCGGTTACGCTCCCTTCGCTCCAGGCACGATGGGGACGCTCCTGGCCATCCCACTCTATTATGGGCTCTCAGAAATTCCCTCCCCCCTCTACGAACTCACGCTGGCCGGCCTTTTCTTTCTCTCCGTTTGGGTGGCTGAGAAGGCCGGCGCCCTTTTGGGTCAAAAAGATGACCCCAGGATCGTCATCGACGAGATCATGGGCTTCTTCGTGACGACCCTCTGGATGCCGAAAACGGTCCTGTTCATCCTCGTCGGCTTCGTCCTCTTTCGTTTTTTCGACATCCTGAAACCCCCTCCGATCCGTCTGATGGAGAAGATGAGAGGGGGCTATGGAGTGGTCCTTGATGATGTCGTGGCTGGCCTCTATGCCAACCTCCTTCTCCATTGGACCGCTTGGATCGCTCCTTCTTTTCAGGCCTTCCTCCCTTAG
- a CDS encoding CinA family protein, whose translation MEKIIGDRLRENGWTLSVAESCTGGLICDRITDVPGSSDYFLGGMVNYSNESKAKHLAVPKKEIGRYGAVSAQVAKRMAQGVRKAFGTTFGLSTTGIAGPTGGTREKPVGLVFIGVAHGRKAEVIRLKLKGSRREIKEKSAEEGLRFLCRILFQGQP comes from the coding sequence TTGGAAAAAATCATCGGAGATCGTTTGCGAGAAAACGGCTGGACCCTCTCCGTCGCCGAATCGTGCACCGGAGGGCTGATCTGCGACCGGATCACGGATGTCCCTGGGAGTTCAGACTACTTCCTGGGCGGGATGGTCAACTACAGCAATGAATCGAAGGCGAAGCACTTGGCGGTGCCGAAGAAGGAGATAGGTAGGTACGGGGCAGTGAGCGCCCAGGTGGCCAAAAGGATGGCCCAAGGCGTTCGAAAGGCCTTTGGCACCACCTTTGGGTTATCCACCACGGGCATCGCCGGTCCCACCGGAGGAACAAGGGAGAAACCGGTCGGCCTCGTCTTCATCGGGGTGGCCCATGGGAGAAAGGCAGAGGTGATTCGGTTGAAGCTGAAAGGTTCGAGGAGGGAGATCAAAGAGAAGTCGGCCGAAGAAGGCCTCCGCTTCCTTTGCAGGATCCTTTTCCAAGGCCAGCCCTAA
- a CDS encoding PaaI family thioesterase — MEEKALTPQRVRYLTKDYSRGFIGDVGFKAIRFGRGYLESRLRIFDRHRQQDHYIHAGVIATMADHTAGYAAFTLVPEDHRILTIEFKINFLWPAYGKALVCRSKIVKEGRQILVGESEVFDQREEGEELVAKAMVTLRSIHQSRIKPVGPTSSKKKEGRAS; from the coding sequence ATGGAGGAAAAGGCGCTCACCCCCCAGAGGGTTCGGTACTTGACGAAGGATTACTCCCGGGGATTTATCGGAGATGTGGGGTTTAAGGCGATCCGATTCGGGAGGGGTTATCTCGAATCAAGGTTAAGAATTTTTGATCGCCATCGTCAGCAAGACCATTACATCCACGCCGGGGTGATCGCGACGATGGCCGATCACACGGCAGGATATGCGGCCTTCACCCTCGTTCCCGAAGACCACAGGATCCTGACGATCGAATTCAAGATCAACTTTCTCTGGCCCGCCTATGGAAAGGCCCTCGTCTGCAGGTCGAAAATCGTCAAGGAGGGGAGGCAGATTTTGGTCGGGGAGAGCGAGGTCTTCGACCAGCGCGAGGAGGGCGAGGAGCTGGTTGCCAAGGCCATGGTCACCCTGAGGTCGATCCACCAGAGCAGGATCAAACCGGTCGGGCCGACCTCCTCCAAAAAGAAAGAGGGCAGAGCCTCATAA
- the gltA gene encoding NADPH-dependent glutamate synthase, with product MAEEKEKKEKVKIPRQKMPEQDPKVRAKNFNEVPYGYTPELAQLEASRCIQCKKPKCIEGCPVEIDIPAFIKLILEGDFVGAARKLKERNSLPAICGRVCPQEDQCEKLCIVGKKDEPVAIGRLERFAADWEREKGQIFIPEKAPSTGKKVAVVGSGPAGLTVAGDLILKGHEVTIFEALHKPGGVLIYGIPEFRLPKDIVQAEVNYLEQLGVKIECNCVIGRIETVDELLQEYDAVFLGLGAGLPTFLNIPGENFCGIYSANEYLTRSNLMKAYLFPQYDTPIARGKNVAVFGAGNVAMDAARTAIRLGADTVRIIYRRSREEMPARIEEIHHAEEEGVQFYLLTAPVRFLGDDNGWVTGVECLRMELGEPDESGRRRPIPIKGSEFQLECDLAVVAIGTGANPLLTTTTPGLELNKRGYIVTDPETGKTSKRGVWAGGDIVTGSATVILAMGAGRKAANSIHEYLMNH from the coding sequence ATGGCCGAAGAAAAAGAGAAAAAGGAGAAAGTGAAAATCCCGAGACAGAAGATGCCCGAACAGGACCCCAAGGTGAGGGCGAAGAATTTCAACGAGGTCCCTTACGGGTATACGCCCGAGCTGGCCCAGTTGGAGGCGAGCCGTTGCATCCAGTGTAAGAAACCGAAGTGCATCGAGGGGTGTCCGGTCGAGATCGACATCCCGGCCTTCATCAAGCTGATCCTCGAGGGCGACTTCGTCGGCGCTGCCAGAAAACTGAAGGAACGGAACAGTCTGCCAGCCATCTGCGGAAGGGTCTGTCCCCAGGAGGACCAGTGCGAAAAGCTCTGCATCGTCGGGAAGAAGGACGAGCCGGTGGCCATCGGCCGCCTCGAGCGATTTGCCGCCGACTGGGAACGGGAGAAGGGACAGATCTTCATCCCAGAGAAGGCACCGTCCACGGGGAAGAAGGTGGCCGTCGTGGGTTCAGGCCCTGCGGGCCTGACCGTGGCCGGAGACCTCATCCTGAAGGGACACGAGGTGACCATCTTCGAGGCCCTCCATAAACCAGGGGGCGTCCTCATCTACGGCATCCCCGAATTTCGTCTGCCCAAGGATATCGTCCAGGCCGAGGTCAACTACCTGGAGCAGTTGGGCGTTAAAATCGAATGCAACTGCGTCATCGGCAGGATCGAGACCGTCGATGAACTCCTCCAAGAGTACGATGCCGTCTTCTTAGGGCTGGGAGCTGGCCTTCCGACGTTTTTAAACATTCCCGGCGAGAATTTCTGTGGCATCTACTCGGCCAACGAGTATCTGACCCGATCCAACCTGATGAAGGCCTACCTCTTTCCCCAGTACGACACTCCCATCGCCCGGGGGAAGAACGTGGCCGTCTTCGGAGCGGGAAACGTGGCCATGGATGCGGCTCGAACCGCCATCCGCCTGGGCGCCGATACCGTCCGCATCATCTATCGGAGATCGAGGGAGGAGATGCCCGCCCGAATCGAGGAGATCCATCATGCCGAGGAGGAGGGTGTCCAGTTCTACCTCCTGACCGCCCCCGTCCGGTTCTTAGGAGACGACAACGGCTGGGTGACGGGCGTCGAGTGCCTTCGCATGGAACTGGGCGAGCCGGACGAGTCGGGGAGGCGGAGACCCATCCCGATCAAGGGCTCGGAATTTCAGCTCGAATGCGACTTGGCCGTCGTCGCCATCGGCACCGGTGCCAACCCCCTTCTCACCACCACCACGCCAGGCCTCGAACTGAACAAGAGGGGCTACATCGTCACCGATCCCGAGACCGGAAAGACGTCCAAAAGAGGGGTCTGGGCAGGCGGGGATATCGTCACCGGCTCGGCGACCGTCATCCTCGCCATGGGAGCGGGAAGGAAAGCGGCCAACTCCATCCACGAGTATCTGATGAACCATTGA
- a CDS encoding sulfide/dihydroorotate dehydrogenase-like FAD/NAD-binding protein: protein MFRITFKREMAENTVCHFKVEAPRIARKAKPGQFVVLRANETGERIPLTMAGTDPVNGTIDLIFQVVGKSTALLRTFNVGDTIQDIIGPLGRPTHIENLGTVVCVGGGTGVAVVYPITRAFKEAGNHVIAIIGARTKDLLILEEEMRAASHDLRVTTDDGSYGHHGFVTDVLKKILDEQKEVKLVVGIGPVPMMKFLCKMTKEYGVKTMVSLNPIMVDATGMCGACRVTVGGKTMFCCVDGPEFDGHLVDYDELIKRQRAYLTEEKISMDRFKELGR from the coding sequence TTGTTCAGGATCACATTCAAAAGGGAGATGGCCGAAAATACCGTCTGTCATTTCAAGGTAGAAGCCCCAAGGATTGCCAGGAAGGCGAAACCTGGTCAATTTGTCGTCTTGAGGGCCAACGAGACCGGTGAGCGAATCCCCCTGACCATGGCCGGGACAGATCCGGTCAATGGGACGATCGATCTCATCTTTCAGGTGGTCGGAAAAAGCACGGCCCTTTTGAGAACCTTCAACGTGGGCGATACGATTCAAGACATTATCGGACCCCTCGGAAGGCCCACCCATATCGAAAATCTCGGAACCGTGGTCTGCGTGGGTGGCGGGACAGGGGTGGCTGTGGTCTATCCCATCACCAGGGCCTTCAAGGAGGCGGGGAATCATGTCATCGCCATCATCGGCGCTCGGACCAAGGACCTTCTCATCCTCGAGGAGGAGATGAGGGCGGCCAGCCACGATCTGAGGGTGACGACCGATGACGGAAGTTATGGCCACCATGGTTTCGTCACCGATGTCCTCAAGAAGATCCTCGATGAGCAAAAGGAGGTGAAACTGGTGGTGGGGATCGGGCCGGTGCCCATGATGAAGTTCCTCTGCAAGATGACGAAAGAGTACGGGGTGAAGACGATGGTGAGCCTCAACCCCATCATGGTCGATGCCACGGGGATGTGCGGGGCCTGCCGGGTCACCGTTGGGGGAAAGACGATGTTCTGCTGCGTGGATGGCCCGGAATTCGATGGCCATTTAGTCGACTACGACGAGCTGATCAAACGGCAGAGGGCCTATCTGACCGAAGAGAAGATCTCCATGGATCGGTTTAAAGAGTTGGGACGATAG
- the rpsU gene encoding 30S ribosomal protein S21: MEVKVQNDQIEHAIKALKRQLAKDGILKELKKRRAYEKPSVKKKRKQQEARRRRQKAARRRFSR; this comes from the coding sequence TTGGAAGTCAAAGTTCAGAACGATCAGATCGAACATGCGATCAAGGCCTTGAAACGACAGCTCGCCAAGGACGGCATACTCAAGGAGTTGAAGAAGAGGAGGGCCTATGAAAAGCCCTCCGTGAAGAAGAAGCGAAAACAACAGGAGGCCAGAAGGAGAAGGCAGAAGGCCGCGCGCCGACGGTTTTCGAGGTAG
- a CDS encoding AAA family ATPase: MESEKLMAPASGSSAPLKAQILGDRVYSAQVFAKLLGISKEELFEKESLGILPPAKRNERKERYYKPEDVIAYRQYLSLPLPISSVRKQLFLNFKGGTGKSSLSASYGFRLAQMGFRVLLIDLDPQGHLTQCLGLNNEHYSKTLYNALVEREEVEKIIVKTDLATLDIIPSNLNLSPVELSLFSMNSREFRLKRLLQPLEKSYDVIVMDASPSIGLLNLNAILASNDLLIPVLADFLSYHGLKILFETLSTIEEDFSFVFENIFIFLNRYNESHRICRRSKKALETHYKKYLLNTVVRQDTKIAEATSQGRPIFLFDQASKGAQDIEDLIEEIFWMKGNGHDR, encoded by the coding sequence ATGGAGTCCGAAAAATTGATGGCCCCTGCCTCAGGTTCCTCTGCCCCGTTAAAAGCCCAGATCCTGGGCGACCGGGTCTACTCTGCCCAGGTCTTCGCCAAGCTCCTCGGAATTTCAAAAGAGGAACTCTTCGAAAAAGAGTCCCTGGGCATCCTCCCGCCGGCAAAGAGGAATGAACGGAAAGAGAGATATTATAAACCGGAGGATGTGATCGCCTATCGCCAATACCTCTCCCTTCCCCTTCCCATCTCGTCGGTCCGAAAACAGCTCTTCCTCAACTTCAAGGGCGGGACGGGGAAGAGCTCCCTCTCAGCCTCCTACGGATTTCGCCTGGCCCAGATGGGGTTCAGGGTCCTTCTCATCGACCTCGATCCCCAGGGACACCTCACCCAGTGTTTGGGCCTGAACAACGAACACTACTCCAAAACCCTCTATAACGCCCTGGTCGAAAGGGAGGAGGTCGAAAAGATCATCGTCAAAACGGATCTTGCCACGCTCGACATCATCCCCTCGAACCTGAACCTCTCGCCCGTGGAGCTCTCCCTCTTCTCCATGAACTCCAGGGAGTTCCGGCTGAAACGCCTTCTCCAACCCCTGGAGAAGAGCTACGACGTCATCGTGATGGATGCCTCTCCCAGCATCGGCCTCCTCAACCTCAATGCCATTCTGGCCTCCAACGATCTCCTCATCCCGGTCCTGGCCGACTTTCTCTCCTATCATGGCCTGAAGATCCTCTTTGAAACCCTCTCCACCATCGAGGAGGATTTCTCCTTCGTCTTCGAAAATATCTTCATCTTCCTAAACCGCTACAACGAATCTCACCGGATCTGCAGGCGCTCCAAAAAAGCCTTGGAGACCCACTATAAAAAGTACCTCCTCAACACGGTCGTTCGACAGGATACCAAGATCGCAGAGGCCACCAGCCAGGGAAGGCCCATCTTCCTCTTCGACCAGGCCTCGAAGGGGGCTCAGGATATCGAAGACTTGATCGAAGAAATCTTCTGGATGAAAGGAAACGGACATGACCGATGA
- a CDS encoding HEAT repeat domain-containing protein yields the protein MTDRFRLIYLKSNEAEENAWASRSPSPDLAERGDLESKFSESLVVLQRLKQAISDLKHPDPKIRVLAIKYYLEKSHLSLPVPLLQEILSDPDGGVRAEALSMLITFGNPIVSPFLKKYLKDPDPRVRLVALKGIFRFKEKMDLNLLMQFLSDESPWVRRKVATLLGWNPVEGDFPILVALSKDKDARVRKAALSSLLTSHPEEGEERLLEAMKDADPEVRRWAREELNRILERPLKASHADKG from the coding sequence TTGACCGACCGTTTTCGACTGATCTATTTGAAATCGAACGAAGCCGAAGAGAATGCCTGGGCTTCAAGATCTCCCTCACCCGATCTTGCAGAGAGAGGGGATTTAGAGTCGAAGTTCTCCGAATCCCTTGTGGTCCTCCAGAGGTTGAAGCAGGCCATATCAGACCTCAAGCATCCTGATCCAAAGATCAGGGTGCTCGCCATAAAATATTACCTTGAAAAATCCCACCTGTCCCTTCCCGTACCCCTTCTCCAGGAAATCCTCTCCGATCCCGACGGAGGGGTGAGGGCCGAAGCCCTCTCCATGCTGATCACCTTTGGCAATCCCATCGTCTCTCCGTTTCTCAAAAAGTATTTGAAGGACCCCGACCCGAGGGTCAGATTGGTGGCCCTCAAAGGGATATTTCGGTTCAAAGAGAAGATGGACTTAAACCTCCTCATGCAGTTTTTAAGTGACGAGTCCCCTTGGGTGAGGAGAAAGGTGGCCACCCTGCTGGGATGGAATCCGGTCGAAGGTGACTTTCCCATCCTCGTGGCGCTCTCTAAGGATAAAGATGCAAGGGTGAGAAAGGCGGCCCTCTCCTCTCTGCTCACGTCTCACCCTGAGGAAGGTGAGGAACGTCTGCTCGAGGCCATGAAAGATGCGGATCCGGAGGTCCGTCGGTGGGCAAGGGAAGAATTAAATCGGATCCTCGAAAGGCCCCTGAAGGCCTCACACGCAGACAAGGGATGA
- a CDS encoding ribbon-helix-helix domain-containing protein codes for MSQTKVARTIYINSDQVEALKRLSDRTKVPQAVYVREALDMLLDKYSEQLKFDFKAGGKEKGSQKEQGSEEKSN; via the coding sequence TTGTCCCAGACAAAGGTTGCCAGAACGATCTATATCAATAGCGATCAAGTGGAGGCCTTAAAAAGGCTCTCCGACAGGACAAAAGTTCCCCAGGCGGTCTACGTGAGGGAGGCCCTGGACATGCTTCTCGATAAATATTCTGAACAATTGAAATTCGATTTCAAGGCCGGTGGGAAAGAGAAGGGGAGTCAAAAAGAGCAGGGTTCCGAGGAGAAATCCAATTGA
- a CDS encoding cation diffusion facilitator family transporter, whose product MDTGSRYRQIGRVLLFTLLLNLGVALVKLLYGWRIRSTSMTADGFHSLSDGSSNLVGLLGLWMASRPVDPTHPYGHKKYETLTAMAVAALLFLFCFNVIREGIGRLLRPMVPLVGPDSFLVMSLTITVNLWTVYFETKKGRELNSDLLLSDSLHTRADLLTSFSVLIALLAVKLGYPIIDPIVSLLVALFIGYAAVQILRETTRVLSDAIAIPVQEVERIVLGIRGVKECHKIRSRGRVDDIHMDLHVLVDRAMDVHKAHHLSNAIENKIKREFPGVTDVVVHIEPLEIKTRGNNG is encoded by the coding sequence TTGGACACCGGAAGCCGCTATCGCCAAATCGGCCGTGTTCTGTTATTCACCCTCCTCCTCAATTTGGGGGTCGCCCTCGTAAAACTCCTTTACGGGTGGAGGATCCGATCGACGAGCATGACGGCGGATGGTTTCCACTCCCTCTCAGACGGATCCTCCAACCTTGTGGGGCTCCTGGGCCTCTGGATGGCCTCCCGCCCCGTCGATCCCACTCATCCTTATGGCCACAAAAAATATGAGACCCTTACCGCAATGGCCGTCGCTGCCCTTCTCTTCCTTTTCTGCTTCAATGTCATCCGAGAGGGGATCGGCAGGCTCCTGAGACCGATGGTGCCCCTCGTAGGCCCCGACTCCTTCTTGGTGATGAGCCTCACCATCACGGTCAATCTATGGACCGTGTATTTTGAAACCAAAAAAGGAAGGGAGCTCAATAGCGATCTTCTCCTCTCCGACTCGCTCCACACCCGGGCGGACCTCCTCACCTCCTTTTCGGTCCTCATCGCCCTCCTCGCGGTCAAGCTGGGTTATCCCATCATCGACCCCATCGTCTCCCTTCTTGTGGCCCTCTTTATCGGATATGCCGCGGTCCAAATCCTCCGGGAGACCACCCGCGTGCTCAGTGACGCCATCGCCATCCCTGTCCAGGAAGTGGAAAGGATCGTCCTCGGGATTCGAGGGGTAAAGGAATGCCATAAAATCCGGAGCAGAGGACGGGTAGATGATATCCATATGGATCTTCATGTCCTCGTTGACCGAGCAATGGATGTCCATAAAGCCCACCACCTTTCCAATGCCATTGAGAATAAAATAAAGAGGGAGTTTCCAGGGGTGACCGATGTGGTGGTCCATATCGAACCTTTGGAGATCAAGACCCGAGGAAATAACGGATAA